A region of the Halosolutus amylolyticus genome:
TCCGTTCCGGTTCTATAGGGCCTTTTGGCCGCTGAGGTAGTTCTGGATGACTACCTGCCACCGTACACAATCAAAATGGTCTGCTGGGCGGATCTTGGCGGCGAAATCGGGGCTTTGGACATCGATTCAACGATGCGTCTCGCCTCTCACTGGACCGGCGCCGATAGCGGGTAGCAACGGTAGCTGACGTCCTGTCTCGTTATATAATACACCATATATTTATGTAGAAGTATCAGATATCGTATTATCTAGAACTATCCTAAGAAAAACCTACTATGGGTTTATTACGTGGTACGTCGTCGGTTCGTCGTACTGAACCGTGCCTTGCAACCGATCCGGAGCGATTTCTCACGCAGCATTCCTCGTTCGGTTTCTCGGGTCCGTTGCCGAATGCTACGCTCGATGCGTCACCCGGTCTCGTGGCCAATCGACGGCCAGGTACTCGGGTCCGACGATATCGGATCTTCAACTATCCACACGAGAAATTACAGAGGTACGAGTGTAGCGAGGGATTACAAAGGTACGTTTGTAAATACATCTCGCGACTGTGAACCGATCAGCTAGTCGATCATTTCTCACCGACTTCCTGCAGGCTGGTTCGATCGGTTCCCCTCACCGGATCGGCCTCAGACCGGTCCAAACGGTCGTTGACCGTCTTTTCTGTCCGATATCGCACGTTCGTAACGTAGTGACGGATCGTCCCGACACGGACTGACCGGCCGCGCTATCGCTGGGGTCCGTCCCGAATGCGACTTTCCGCTACCCGTTCGTTCCCGACCGTCCGAGATGGTCGATACTGTGATTCAGACTCTCGAAATCGTGTATTTTACTCGATTAGAAACGTAAGTATAAGTCTCCGTTCGGAACAGATTACGACGATGTCGATTTCGTCTCTGACTTGCCTCTTGAGACGCGCTTCAAGCGATCGTTATTCGAGGCCGATCGGTATTGTCGGATAGAATTAAGTGGGATGAGACCATTTATCGTGACAGAAATGACCACGAACGATCGGATCCCGATCAAAACTACCGGGACGGCGTTCGACCTGCTCGAGGTGCTCGCCAGGGAAGGGGAGACGACGTTACCGGAACTGGCGGGGCACCTGGAGATGCCGACGAGCACGGTTCACGATCACCTGCTCACGCTACAGAAACTCGGGTACGTCGTCAAGACGGGAAACGCATACCGCGTGAGCACGCGCCTGCTGAATATGGGGGAGTCAGCACGCCGGAAGATGAAAATCTTCCCGCCAGCGAAGAAGGAGGTGGACAAACTCGCCGCACAGACGGGCGAGCACGCCGCTCTCGGGATCGAGGAGAACGGCCAGACCGTCCTGCTCTACATCTCGAAAGGCGAGGACGCGCTCAACCTCGGCGTCTCCGAAGGGTTCCGGATGGCGATGCCGACGAACTGCCTCGGCAAGGCGATGCTTGCGTTTCTCCCGGACGATCGGGTCGAGGAGATACTCGATCGTCACGGGTTGCCGGAGATCACGGACAACTCCCTGACGAGTCGCGACGAACTCTACGAGCAACTCGACCTGATCCGGGACCGCCGGTACGCGACGGACGTCGGCGAGCGCGTCGGCGGCGTCAACGCCGTCGCCGCGCCGATCGTCACCGAGGACACCGTCCGCGGCGCGCTCGCCATCAGCGCGCCCGCCAACCGGATGGAGGGCGATCGGTTCGAGATGGAACTCCCGAACCTGTTGCTCCAGTCGACGAACGTCGTCGAGGTCCAGTACACGCTCGGCGAGTGACGCCGGTCGGCGCGGCCCACTCTCGATCCGCACGCATCTTTATTATCGAGTGGCAGGAACTCCTACGGGAATCATGGCGAAGACCGGTGCGGAACTAGCTGCTGAATCGCTCGCCGATCTCACGGAGCGGGTGTACGGGCTGTGCGGCGGTCACATTCAGCCGATCTGGGACGCAGTCGCCGATACGGACGCGTCGATAATCGACACGCGCGACGAGCGGGCCGCCGTCCACGGCGCCCACGCCGACGCGGAAGTGACCGGCGACCTCGGCGTTGCACTCGTGACCGCCGGACCCGGGTTCACGAACGCGCTGACGGGAATCGCGAACGCCAGCACGTTCGGTACCCCGCTCCTGATCGTCACGGGATACCCGCCCGTCCCGCAGTTCGACCGGGGGGCGCTCCAGTCGATCCCACACCGCGACATGAGCGAGGCCGTGACGGTGACCGATCGGACGGTTTACGAGGCCGATCGGGTCCGGGAGTACCTGTTCGAGGCCGCGGCGGCGGCGCTCGACGAGCGCGGCCCCGCGGTCGTCGAAATCCCGACAGACGTCCTCCGCGCGACCGCGACCCGGGTCCGGGACCGGCAGGTACCGACGGGGCCGACCGACCCCGCGGCCCCCGAAGACGCAATCGCCGGAGCGGCGGACGCGTTACGGGACGCCGATCGACCCGTGGCGGTTCTGGGGCGGGGATCCCGGGACGCGGCGGCCGAGATCCGCGCGTTCGTCGAGTCGACGGCGGTGCCGGTCCTCACGACGGCCGGCAGTAAGGGGGTCGTCCCCGAGTCGAACGACTACTGCGTGCCTGGGGCGCGGGGCGACGCGATGGGGGAAGCGGACTGCTATCTTCTCCTCGGCAAACGCCTCGACTTCACGCTCGGGTACGGGAGTCCGGCGGTCTACGGCGACGCGACGTTCGTCCAGGTCGACGTCGACGCCGACGCCCTGCGGCGGAACCGGACGCCGGACGTCGCCGTCCGGGGAACCGTCCCGTCCGTCGTCTCCGCTCTCACCGATCGACTCGACGGGCCGCTGGGCGTTCCCGGGTGGGCCGAGGGGTTGCAGACGACCCACGAGGATCGTGCGGCGCGCCTGACCGAGCGGAAGACGGCGGACGATACGCCGATCCACCCCTACCGGGTCTGCGGGGCGATCGAGCGCGCCATCGACGACGACGCGATCGTCATCTGCGACGGCGGGGACGCGCTGTCGTTCGGGCGCGTCGCGATCCCGACCGCGAACCCGCGTGGCTACCTCGATCCGGGTCCACTCGGGTGTCTCGGTGTGGGACTGCCGTTCGCCATCGGCGCGTCGCTCGCCCAGCGGGAGACCGACGTCGTCTGTTTCACCGGGGACGGATCGCTTGGGTTCAACCTGGCGGACCTCGAGACGGCCGTCCGCCAGGAGGCCGACGTCACGATCGTCGTCGCGAACAACGCCGCGTGGAACATCGAACGGTACGATCAACTGGAGAACTACGATCGGGAGGTCGGCAGCGAACTCGGCCACGTCGCGTTCGACGAGGTGGCGGCCGGCCTCGGCGCCGACGGCGTCTCCGTCTCGGATCCGGCTGCGCTCGACGAAACCGTCGAACGAGCGGTCGAAACGGACGGGCCGGTCGTCGTCGACGTCCCGGTAGACACCGAAGCGGTGAGCCCGGACGCCGCGAACGGACTGGCCCGAGTCCCGGAGTACCAGCCGCTCGACGCCTGGGACGACGCGGAGCGGGAGTACCGCCAGGGATGACCGGCCGACAGTCGCTCGCGTGCCAGGAGACGTGAGGTCGCCGCGCGTCGGAGCCGACTCGATCGCCGTGTGCCCCGCACCCAAACTTATAACCCGTCTCAACTGAATCAACACGTAAGGATGAGTTGGCCAACCATACCCACAGCAGACGCTCGTCCGGATCTGGAGTCGCCGTACTGGGACGAGCACCAGGAGACGCGACCGCCGGAGGAACGCCGCGAGGCAATCCTCGAGAAGCTAACCGAACAGGTCCGGTACGCGTACGACAACAGCGAGTTCTATCGCGAGTTCTACGCCGACGTCGACGTCGATCCGCGGAACATCACGTCCTTCGAGGAGTTCGAACAGCTCCCGATCCTGCGATCGGACGACATCAAGCAGGAACAGAAAGAACACCCGCCGTTCGGGCGACTCCTCTGTATCGACGAGGAGGACATCACCCGAATCTACGGCACGTCGGGGACGACCGGTCGCCCGAAAGTCTTCGGGATCGGCGAGGACGACTGGGAACGGATCGGCGAGTGGCACGCGCAAATCCTCTGGAGCGTCGGCCTCCGCCCGGACGATCGGGTCATCATCACGAGTCCGTTCATCCAGTACCTGGGCTCGTGGGGCGCGCTCGCGGGCGTCGACCGGCTGGGCTGTACGACGTTCCCGTTCGGTGCGGGGATGGAGGGCCAGACCGAGCAGGCGGTAGAGTGGATCGCCGACCTCCAGCCCGACGCGCTGTACGGGACGCCGTCGTACGCGCTGTACCTCGGAGAAACCGCCCAGGAAAGCGGCTACGACCCGGCCGATGATTTCAGCTTCGACGTCATGTTCTTCTCCGGGGAACCGGGTGCGAGCGTCCCGTCGACGCGTCGGCAGATCGAGACGATGTTCGACTGCGAGGTCATCGATCAGGGGAGCATGGCCGAGATGACCCCGTGGATGTCGAACTCCGGGTGCGAGCACCTCAAGAACGGGATGCACATCTGGAACGACATCGTCTACACCGAACTGCTCGACGTAGAGACGGAAACGCCGCTCGATTACGGGGCGGAGGGCGTGCCGACCTACACCCACCTTGAGCGGACCTCGCAGCCGATGATCCGCTACTGGAGTGGCGACATAACGCGCTGGGAGCGACACGACGTGACCGATTGCGACTGCGGCCGCACGTATCCGACCCTCCCCAAAGGTATATACGGCCGCGCGGACGACATGTTGGTTATCCGGGGAAAAAACGTCTTTCCCTCGCAGATCGAAGATCAACTCCACGCGCTCGACGACTTCGGCGACGAGTTCCGCGTCGTCGTCGAGCGGGAAGGAACCCTCGACACGCTCCGCCTCATCGTCGAACTCGCGGACGGTGCCCAGACGACCGCGGACGAGTTCCAAGACGTCGTTCGGACGGCGATCAAGTCGGAAATCGGCGTCACGCCGGACGTCAACGTGATCCAGCAAGGCGAACTCGAACGGACGCAGTTCAAGGCCGATCGAGTCAAAGACGAGCGCGAACTGGCAGTCGAAATTTGAGGTCTACACGATAGAAGCCCGAAAATGAGCTCAGAGACGCACGAAACAGACGACGATCGAATTCCGGACGAACCGAACGGGATGTACGATCCCGAAGAAATCGACGGCGACGGATCGATGTTCGACGAGGACCGATTCAACGAGTTCCTCGCCGCCCGGGACGACTGGGAGGCGAACACCCTCGACGAGTGGCTCGAGGGGCATCCCGAGCGCAAGGAGGTGTTCGAGACGCTGTCGGGGTACGAACGCCAGCGCCTCTACACGCCGGAGGACGTCGAGGACCTCGATTACGAGTCCGACCTCGGCTTCCCGGGCGAACCGCCGTTCACGCGCGGGGCCTACCCCACGATGTACCGCGGCCGCCACTGGACCCACCGCCAGATCGCGGGGTTCGAGACGGCCGAAGAGACGAACGAACGGTACAAGTACCTGCTCGAGCAGGGGCAGACGGGGCTGTCGACCGACTTCGACCATCCGACGCTGACCGGCTACGACTCCGACGATGATCACTCCGAGGGCGAGGTCGGTCGCATCGGCGTCGCGATCGATACGCTCGACGACTTCGAGGACCTCTTCGAGGACATCCCTCTCGACGAGGTCTCGACGAGCATGACGATCAACTCGCCCGCGCCGATCCTGCTCGCGTTCTACGTCGCGCTCGCGGACCAGCGCGGGGTCGATCGAGAGAAACTCCGCGGGACGATCCAGAACTCCATTTTCAAGGAGTTCATCGCGCAGAAGACGTTCGCGCTCCCGCCGCGACCGAACATCAAACTCGTCGAGGACGTCATCGAGTACTGTACCGAAGAGGTGCCGAACTGGTACTGGGCGAACGTCAGCGGTTACCACACCCGCGAAGCCGGGGGGACCGCCGCACAGGAGGCGGCGTTCACCATCGCCGCGGGGATGGGCTACATCGAATCCGGTATCGAGCGCGGCCTCGATCCCGACGACTTCGCGCCGCGGATGTCGTTCTTCTACGTCTCCCAGACCGACTTCTTCGAGGAGATCGCGAAGTTCCGCGCGGTCCGGCGCATCTGGGCCCGTATCATGGAAGACCGCTACGGTGCGGAGAGCGACGCCGCGCGGCGGATGCGATACCACGTCCAGACGGCCGGCGAGAGCCTCACCGCCAAACAGCCGATGGTCAACATTGCCCGGACGACGATCCAGGCCCTCGCCGCGGTGCTCGGCGGCTGTCAGTCGCTGCACACGAACGGGTACGACGAGGCGCTGTCGATCCCGAGCGAGGACGCCATGCGGATCGCATTGCGAACCCAGCAGGTCATCGCCCACGAGTCGGGCGTCGCGGATACCATCGATCCGCTGGGCGGCAGTTACTACGTCGAGAAGGCCACCAGGGACATGGAAGAGCGCGTCCTCGAGTACCTCGCGGAGATCGAAGAACTCGGCGACGGAAGCATGCGTGAGGGGATGTTGCGCGGCATCGAGACCGGTTACTTCGAACAGGAGATCGTCGACTCCTCCTACGAGTGGGAGAAGCGAAAGGCCGAGGGCGATCTGAAGAAAGTCGGCGTCAACTGCTTCACGGAGGGTGGCGACGACACGGAGATCGAACTGTTCCAGGCCGACCCGGAAACCGAGGAGCGCCAGAAAGAGCGCCTGCAGCGGGTCAAAGAGGGGCGCGACGACGAACTCGTCGAGGAGCGGATCGACGCGCTCCGCGAGGCGGTCGAGAACGGCGAAAACGTCATGCCCTACCTCGTCGACGCCGCGAAGGCGTACGCAACCGAGGGCGAGATGATGGGCGTGCTACGCGAGAAGTACGGAACCTACGAAGATCCAGGAGTGTTCTAACATGGCAGCAACCGATAGCAACGAGACGGAACGAACTGTGCGCGTACTGATCGGCAAACCGGGTCTCGACGGCCACGACAGAGGGGCGAAAGTCGTCGCCCGCGCGTGTCGCGACGCGGGCTTCGAGGTCATCTACTCCGGGCTCCGCCAGTCGCCCGAGGCGATCGTCCAGACGGCCATCCAGGAGGACGTCGACGTCCTCGGACTGAGCATCCTGAGCGGCGCCCACGACACGCTCGTCCCGAAGATAATCGACCTGCTGGAGGAGAAGGGCATGACGGACGTCCTGGTCCTCGTCGGCGGTACCATCCCGGAGGTCGACAGGGACGACCTCAGGGAACAGGGCGTGGACCGGGTCTTCGGGCCGGACACGGACATCAACAACATCGTCGAGTACGTCGATCGAGAGGTATCGACGTGATCGCCCGGAGGCATCGTCGACAGCCATGACCGTCTCCACGCCGCCCGTCGAGAACCTCGACGACGACCTGCGATCGCTCGTCGACGGCGTGCTCGAGGGCGATCAACTCTCGCTCTCGCGACTGATTTCGCGCATCGAGAACGACGCGCCGGGCTACCGCGACGCGGTGAAGGTGCTCCACGAGCACACGACCGGCACCAGAACGATCGGCATCACGGGTCAACCCGGCGCGGGGAAATCGACGCTCGTGGACAAACTGGTCGACGCGCTGCGCGAACGCGGTCTCACCGTCGGCGTCATCGCCGTCGACCCGTCGTCGCCCTACTCCGGCGGGAGCGTCCTCGGCGATCGCGTCCGCCAGACCTCGCGCAACGAGGATCCCGACGTGTTCTTCAGATCGATGAGCGCACGCGGACACGTGGGCGGCCTCGCGGCCGCGACGTTCGACGTCGTCCATGCTATGGACGCCTACGGGAAAGACGTCATCCTCGTCGAGACCGTCGGGGCCGGACAGAACGAGGTCGAGATCGTCCGGGCCGCGGACACCGTCTGCGTCGTCGCGCTCCCCGGTGCCGGCGACGACGTCCAGGCGAACAAGGCGGGTATCCTCGAAATCGCAGACGTCTTCGCCGTCAACAAGGCCGACTACGACGGCGCGAAGCGAACGGCTCAGGAACTCCAGCAGATGATCCGGATCGGTCGCGACCTCGAGCGAAGCGACGCGGGCGATCCGGCGGACGATCCGGACACCTGGGTGCCGTCCGTCGAACTGACGGTCGCGACCACCGGCGACGGGATCGCGGACCTCGTCGAAGCCTTCGACGACCACTACGCGTTCCTCCGAGAGAGCGGCGAACTCGAGGAAACCCGTTCGCGGCGGTTCGAACAGGAGGTGCGAACGCACCTGCAGAACGAACTCGAGGACCTGGGCGACGCGATGGTTGCGGCCCACCGCGACCTGTTCGCGGACGACGTCGATCCGTACACCGCCTCCGAGGAACTCGTCGACCCCTTCCGTCGCGCCGTCGAGGGCCACCTCGAAGACGGCTAACCCCGGGAACCCGAACTACTTTTGCGAAACGGTCCGTCCTGTCAACCGGTGTGGCCAGATGAGTGATTCAACTCCGGAGCCCTACGATCGGACGGTTGCACACGAACGGGACGTCACCCGGTACCGCCACTCGTATCCCGACTTCGACTACGAGACCCGCATCGCCGACCTCGCTCGCCGCCTCGAGTCGACCGACGTCGACGCGGCGGTCCTCTCGAACTACGTCGATCTCGCGTACTATGCGGGTACCGGGCAGCCGGCGAATCTCTACGTCCCCGCCGGCGATCCCGATCGCGCCCGCCTGTTCGTTCGACGGGCGGTGGCGTTCGCGAAGCAGGAGGGCGGCCTCCCCGAGGATCGACTCGTGGGAGGCGGTCTCACCGCACTCGCGGACTACGTGGACGCGGTCGACGCGGTGGGGCTTCCCCTCGATGCGATTCCGGCCTCGCTCGCGTCGAAACTCGCGGCCGTCCTGGGGGCCGAGCCGATCGACGTTTCCGACGTCGTCTCGACCCAGCGGGCGGTCAAGGAGGAGGGCGAAGTCGAACTGCTGACGGCGGCGGCCGACCTCTACGAGGTGGCCCACGAGGCGATCCGCAGACGGGCGGCACCCGGCGTGACGGAGAAGGAGGTCGCGGGTGAGGTGATCGGCTCGCTGGTGAGCGCAGGAATGGACGATCGTGTCTTCTTTCGGCGATGGGACGCTCGACTACCGGCGGCCGGACTGATCGCCGCCGGCGACACGCTCCCGCTCGTTTCGGGTCACGCGATGACGGTAACCGGGACGGGTACGAGCCGGACCATGCCCTGGGGACCGTCGAATCGGTCGCTGGACGCCGGGGATTTCCTGGTGGCGGATCTCGCCCTGAACTGGGCGGGTTACCACGGCGACGTCGCCCGGACCTACGTGATCGGATCCGCGACGTCCGCACAGCGGGAGTGGTACCGAACGGTCCGCGAGATACACGAGGCTGCCAGGGCGAGTATCGAACCCGGCGTGCCGGCCGAAGAGCCGTACCTCGCTGCGCACGAGCGCGCCGAGGATCTCGGCGTGGC
Encoded here:
- a CDS encoding thiamine pyrophosphate-binding protein produces the protein MAKTGAELAAESLADLTERVYGLCGGHIQPIWDAVADTDASIIDTRDERAAVHGAHADAEVTGDLGVALVTAGPGFTNALTGIANASTFGTPLLIVTGYPPVPQFDRGALQSIPHRDMSEAVTVTDRTVYEADRVREYLFEAAAAALDERGPAVVEIPTDVLRATATRVRDRQVPTGPTDPAAPEDAIAGAADALRDADRPVAVLGRGSRDAAAEIRAFVESTAVPVLTTAGSKGVVPESNDYCVPGARGDAMGEADCYLLLGKRLDFTLGYGSPAVYGDATFVQVDVDADALRRNRTPDVAVRGTVPSVVSALTDRLDGPLGVPGWAEGLQTTHEDRAARLTERKTADDTPIHPYRVCGAIERAIDDDAIVICDGGDALSFGRVAIPTANPRGYLDPGPLGCLGVGLPFAIGASLAQRETDVVCFTGDGSLGFNLADLETAVRQEADVTIVVANNAAWNIERYDQLENYDREVGSELGHVAFDEVAAGLGADGVSVSDPAALDETVERAVETDGPVVVDVPVDTEAVSPDAANGLARVPEYQPLDAWDDAEREYRQG
- a CDS encoding phenylacetate--CoA ligase family protein codes for the protein MSWPTIPTADARPDLESPYWDEHQETRPPEERREAILEKLTEQVRYAYDNSEFYREFYADVDVDPRNITSFEEFEQLPILRSDDIKQEQKEHPPFGRLLCIDEEDITRIYGTSGTTGRPKVFGIGEDDWERIGEWHAQILWSVGLRPDDRVIITSPFIQYLGSWGALAGVDRLGCTTFPFGAGMEGQTEQAVEWIADLQPDALYGTPSYALYLGETAQESGYDPADDFSFDVMFFSGEPGASVPSTRRQIETMFDCEVIDQGSMAEMTPWMSNSGCEHLKNGMHIWNDIVYTELLDVETETPLDYGAEGVPTYTHLERTSQPMIRYWSGDITRWERHDVTDCDCGRTYPTLPKGIYGRADDMLVIRGKNVFPSQIEDQLHALDDFGDEFRVVVEREGTLDTLRLIVELADGAQTTADEFQDVVRTAIKSEIGVTPDVNVIQQGELERTQFKADRVKDERELAVEI
- a CDS encoding IclR family transcriptional regulator encodes the protein MTTNDRIPIKTTGTAFDLLEVLAREGETTLPELAGHLEMPTSTVHDHLLTLQKLGYVVKTGNAYRVSTRLLNMGESARRKMKIFPPAKKEVDKLAAQTGEHAALGIEENGQTVLLYISKGEDALNLGVSEGFRMAMPTNCLGKAMLAFLPDDRVEEILDRHGLPEITDNSLTSRDELYEQLDLIRDRRYATDVGERVGGVNAVAAPIVTEDTVRGALAISAPANRMEGDRFEMELPNLLLQSTNVVEVQYTLGE
- a CDS encoding cobalamin B12-binding domain-containing protein, producing MAATDSNETERTVRVLIGKPGLDGHDRGAKVVARACRDAGFEVIYSGLRQSPEAIVQTAIQEDVDVLGLSILSGAHDTLVPKIIDLLEEKGMTDVLVLVGGTIPEVDRDDLREQGVDRVFGPDTDINNIVEYVDREVST
- the meaB gene encoding methylmalonyl Co-A mutase-associated GTPase MeaB — its product is MTVSTPPVENLDDDLRSLVDGVLEGDQLSLSRLISRIENDAPGYRDAVKVLHEHTTGTRTIGITGQPGAGKSTLVDKLVDALRERGLTVGVIAVDPSSPYSGGSVLGDRVRQTSRNEDPDVFFRSMSARGHVGGLAAATFDVVHAMDAYGKDVILVETVGAGQNEVEIVRAADTVCVVALPGAGDDVQANKAGILEIADVFAVNKADYDGAKRTAQELQQMIRIGRDLERSDAGDPADDPDTWVPSVELTVATTGDGIADLVEAFDDHYAFLRESGELEETRSRRFEQEVRTHLQNELEDLGDAMVAAHRDLFADDVDPYTASEELVDPFRRAVEGHLEDG
- a CDS encoding acyl-CoA mutase large subunit family protein; its protein translation is MFDEDRFNEFLAARDDWEANTLDEWLEGHPERKEVFETLSGYERQRLYTPEDVEDLDYESDLGFPGEPPFTRGAYPTMYRGRHWTHRQIAGFETAEETNERYKYLLEQGQTGLSTDFDHPTLTGYDSDDDHSEGEVGRIGVAIDTLDDFEDLFEDIPLDEVSTSMTINSPAPILLAFYVALADQRGVDREKLRGTIQNSIFKEFIAQKTFALPPRPNIKLVEDVIEYCTEEVPNWYWANVSGYHTREAGGTAAQEAAFTIAAGMGYIESGIERGLDPDDFAPRMSFFYVSQTDFFEEIAKFRAVRRIWARIMEDRYGAESDAARRMRYHVQTAGESLTAKQPMVNIARTTIQALAAVLGGCQSLHTNGYDEALSIPSEDAMRIALRTQQVIAHESGVADTIDPLGGSYYVEKATRDMEERVLEYLAEIEELGDGSMREGMLRGIETGYFEQEIVDSSYEWEKRKAEGDLKKVGVNCFTEGGDDTEIELFQADPETEERQKERLQRVKEGRDDELVEERIDALREAVENGENVMPYLVDAAKAYATEGEMMGVLREKYGTYEDPGVF
- a CDS encoding M24 family metallopeptidase — encoded protein: MSDSTPEPYDRTVAHERDVTRYRHSYPDFDYETRIADLARRLESTDVDAAVLSNYVDLAYYAGTGQPANLYVPAGDPDRARLFVRRAVAFAKQEGGLPEDRLVGGGLTALADYVDAVDAVGLPLDAIPASLASKLAAVLGAEPIDVSDVVSTQRAVKEEGEVELLTAAADLYEVAHEAIRRRAAPGVTEKEVAGEVIGSLVSAGMDDRVFFRRWDARLPAAGLIAAGDTLPLVSGHAMTVTGTGTSRTMPWGPSNRSLDAGDFLVADLALNWAGYHGDVARTYVIGSATSAQREWYRTVREIHEAARASIEPGVPAEEPYLAAHERAEDLGVADWLCGYAEMQAPYVGHAIGLEADEEPTLVRGNETELREGMVLTIEPKLIHPDRGTVVIEDDYLVTADGTERLSTTTRELTEIPVERTAP